The window GCGGCAAGGACTCGACGCTCGTTCTGTACTTCGTCAAAGAGGTTGCCGATCGATACGACCTCGAGGTACCGCCAGCGATCTTCATCGATCACTACCAGCACTTCCAGGCGATCCACGACTTCGTCGACCACTGGGCCGACGAGTGGGATCTCGACGTCATCTACGCGCGCAACGATGACATTGGCGACTACGTCGACGACCACGGTCTCGAACCGGGTGACGACATCCCCGTCGCTGCACTCGACGAGCACAACCGTCACCACATCGAGAACATCCTCGAGTACGACGAGGAGTCGTTCCCGTTCCTGCTCGACACCTACGCGGGGAACCACCTCCTCAAGACCGTCGCACTCAACGATGCCCTCGAAAATTACGATGTGGACGGCGTGATCTCTGGTGTCCGCTGGGACGAACAGGAAGCCCGTGCCGACGAGACGTTCTTCTCCCCGCGCCACGATCCGGATATCTACCCGCCCCACGACCGGGTTCAACCGATCCTCCACTTCGACGAACGGGCGGTCTGGGAGGCCTTCTGGAACTTCGTCGTCCCCGATACGGTAGCGAGCTATCCCGACGACGGCTACGTCCCACAGAACGCCGAAGACCTCCCCAAAGGAGTCGAACAGGACGACATCCCGGTCTCGCCCAAGTACTGGGAGGGGTTCCGATCGCTCGGCAGCGAAATCAGCACGAAGAAATCGAACGACGAACCGGCCTGGCTCCAGGATCTCGAGGGGACGACCGAGCGTGCCGGCCGTGCCCAGGACAAAGAGGATCTGATGGAGCGGTTGCGCGACCTCGGGTACATGTAACTCGAAACGGAACGAATTGCTATTGGACGTATACGCCGCGACGTTCTGGTCACGGTGAATACCCCACACTGTCAAAAGACTCCGGTGGCATCGGAGAAAGTCGGCTCAACCAGTCCGGCGGAGGCCTGGTTCTCGAGCTGGACGAGTTTCCCAGCTGGCCCTACACATAGCGGAACCAGAATCGGAACATACGCTCCAGTAATCGAACGATTCTTTCGTGTTACAGGTGGATCGGCCGTCACCTAACGAGTGAGAACGCACCACCCTGTAACTGACCAACCGATCACTCGACCGTGACGCTCTTGGCGAGATTCCGCGGCCGATCGATCGAGCGGCCCAGTTCGTTGGCCACCCAGTAGGCGACCAGTTGTAACTGCACGTTAGCCAGCACCGACCCGGCGATCTGGTCGCTTTCGGGTACTTCGAGCACCGCGTCTGCGTACCGTTCGACGTCGCTTTTGCCGTCGGTCACCGCGACAACTGGTGCACCTCGAGCCTCGACTTCTTTGACGTTCCCGATGGTCTTCCGGGCGGCTTCCCCGTTGCCGATCACCGGAGCGAAGACCGGCGTCTCCTCGGTTACGAGCGCCAGCGGGCCGTGTTTCAGCTCCCCGGCAGCGAACCCTTCGGCGTGTTTGTAGGTAATTTCCTTCATCTTGAGTGCCCCCTCGAGTGCGGTCGGGTACAGTAACCCGCGACCGATGAAGAAGTACGCCTCGGCGTCGCGAAACACCTCGGCGACGAGTCGGGCCTGGGAGGTGTCGAGCACCGTTTGCACCTGCCCGGGGAGATCCCGGAGCGGTTGGATCGTCTCCCGATCGGGCGAGTCTGCGAGGTGCGTGGCAACCAACGCGAGTGCGACCTGCTGGCTCGCGAAGGTCTTCGTGGCGGCGACCCCGATCTCGGGGCCGGCCCGGATGTAGAGCGCGTGATCGCACTCTCGCGCGGCGGTGCTGCCGACCGTGTTGGTCACGGCGAGCGTCCGGGCACCCAGCCGGTTCGCACAGCGAAGCGCCCTGAGCGTGTCGGCGGTCTCACCGCTCTGGGTCACTCCGACGACGAGCGTATCCTCGTCGATGACGGCCGACTCGGGGGTGTACTCGCTGGCCAGGGTCGCGGTTGCCCGAATCTCACGCGCTCGCAGTAACTGAGCCCCAAACATGGCGGCATGATAGGATGTACCACAGGCGACGAACTGGACGAACTCGCCGCTCGAGAGTCCATCGAGATCCTCGAACGTGACGATCCCGTCGAGTTCGTCGACGCGGCCGCGAAGGCATTGCCGTAGCGCGGTCGGTTGCTCGTTGATCTCTTTGAGCATGTAGTGGTCGTACCCGCTCTTGCCTGCCTCCTCGGGATCCCAGTCGATCGTCTTCACGTCCATCTGGAGGGGGTTCCCATCGCCGTCGGTGACCGACATCGATTCCGCGTCGATCCTGGCGAACGTCCCATCCTCGAGGTACACCACTTGATCGGTGTGTTCGATGAACGCCGGAACGTCGCTGGCGAGGTAGTTCGATTCCTCCCCGAGACCCAGGACGAGCGGGGAGTCCTGGCGGGTTCCATAGATCGCGTCTCCCTCCGCGAACACCGCAGCGATTGCGTAGCTCCCCTCGAGTCGATCGATGGCCGTTCGAAACGCCCGTTCTTCGTCGAATCCTGCCTCGAGGTACTGCCCGATCAGGTGGGGGACGACTTCGGTATCGGTATCGCTCGAGAAGGCGACGCCCGAGTCCGTCAGTTTGTCCCGGAGCGACTGGTAGTTCTCGATGATGCCGTTGTGGACGACGGCGACCCGTTCGTCGCTGTCGGTGTGTGGGTGTGCGTTCTCGTCCAACGGTGGGCCGTGGGTACTCCAGCGGGTGTGGCCGATTCCGATCCGCGTCTCGAGGGGCGATTCCTCGGCGAGTGCGCGATCGAGCGCCTCGACTTCACCCGCACGTTTGCACACCTGAACGTCCGGGCCGGGAACGGCGACACCAGCCGAATCGTAGCCGCGATACTCGAGACTGTACAGCCCCTCGAGCAACACGTCCTGGGCGATGTCCTCGGAGCCAGCGTAGCCGACGATGCCGCACATCAGTGCCACACCTCGGCATCGCTCTCGAGCGTTCCATTGACGGTGGCTCCTGCGTGGATTACTGTTTCGGCACCGACCATCGTCCCGGGGGCGTACGTCACTCCACCCTCGTCGCTCACGCGATCGGCGAGCAGCGCTCCCAGGGATTCGCGCTGATGGATTCGGTCACCGACGACGACGTCACCGGGACCGCCGACGACCGAGGAGCCCACGCCGATCTGCACGCCTCGACCGGTGACCCCCTCTATCACCGTCGCGCCCGATCCGATTCTGGTGTCGGCATCGACGACGCTGTGTTCGACAACGGTTCCCGAACCGACGGTCACGTTGGCCCCCAGCGAGACGTACGGCCCGACGACGGCACCCGGCCCGACGACGCAGTCGGCCGATATCGCAACTGGCTCGCGAATCACGGCGGAGTCGTGGACGCGTGCAGCGGCGTCGACGTGGCTCTCGACGAGTCCGTGATCGAACAGTGCCCTCGCCACCTCGAGTAAGTCCCACGGATAGGTCGCGTCGATCCACAGCCCTTCGGAGGCGACACCGCGAACGGTTTCACCCCGATCGATGACTGCAGAGAGACAATCGACCAGCGACAGTTCACCCGCCACCCGATCCATCGATTCGAGAACCTCGAGGACGACGGGTTCGATCGCGTAGACGCCGGCGTTGAGGCGATAGTGCCGGGAATCCTGCGGTCGTTCGACGAGTTCGACGACGCGGTCGCCTTCGAGGATGACGCCACCGTACAGCGACACGTCGTCCCGTCGTGTCGTACCGATCGTCGCAGCGGCGGCTGCGTCGTGGTTGGTACGGACGTCCTCGACGATTCGCTCGTCGACGAGTTGGTCACCGTTGACCACGAGTGCGGAGCCGGAGATCTCCGAGGCGGCAGTGAGCAACGCGTGGCCGCTGCCGAGTTGCTTGTCCTGTACGACGTACGTGAGCGGGACGTCGCGATAGGTCGACCCGAAGTGAGATTGTACCCGGTCGCGACCGTGGCCGACGACGACGACGATTTCCGTTATTCCGGTATCGACGAGGACGTCGAATACGTGCTCGAGGATCGGTTTCGTGACGGCTGGTAACATCGGTTTCGGCCGATGTCGGGTGAGCGGGCGGAGCCGTCTCCCCTCCCCTGCAGCGAGAACGATAGCGAACCGAGGGTTCATACTACTGATAATAGATACACACAACGTTATTCTTGTGGCTTCCGAACAGGGGTCGTCGATGTCGGTGCCGTGTGGCAGATCGCGTATCGTGACTATCGCGAAGCGGCGAGTCTCAGGGAATTCGTTGACTGCTCGACTCCGTCTGTTGGTGACGGGATAGGTCACTCGATGAGTGACGATTGGTTACAGACCCGTCTCCCCTGCAGCGAGGGTACCGGACGCTCGTATGCAGCCCCATCGGACGGCGATAACTCGAGCCCGATTCAAAACGAGATGTGCGACGTCGATGTCGGGCCACTATCGTCATCGCCATCGCCATCGTCTTCATCGTCAACGCCGTCGATCCCGCCCTCGTGGGCGAACACGTGGCTCGAGTCCGTGAGGAAGACCGTTCCGTCCTCGACGGTCACGTCGATGGAGACGAGCCTGGTGCCCTTCGCTTTGCCGTTGTCACACTTGCCGGAACAGGCGTCGAACATGGAGCCGTGGCGCGGACAGACGATGTTGCCGTTGCGAATCGCGGCACCGAATCCACGGTCGAGACGCTGTGGCTCGTGCATACAGCGGTTGACCCAGGCCTCGACCCCCGAC of the Natronosalvus vescus genome contains:
- a CDS encoding phosphoadenosine phosphosulfate reductase family protein; translated protein: MATDFPHNVTVDYEDGIDEDPEDYPHIHDKIEKAIDVTRQSLEQYENPAVMWTGGKDSTLVLYFVKEVADRYDLEVPPAIFIDHYQHFQAIHDFVDHWADEWDLDVIYARNDDIGDYVDDHGLEPGDDIPVAALDEHNRHHIENILEYDEESFPFLLDTYAGNHLLKTVALNDALENYDVDGVISGVRWDEQEARADETFFSPRHDPDIYPPHDRVQPILHFDERAVWEAFWNFVVPDTVASYPDDGYVPQNAEDLPKGVEQDDIPVSPKYWEGFRSLGSEISTKKSNDEPAWLQDLEGTTERAGRAQDKEDLMERLRDLGYM
- the glmS gene encoding glutamine--fructose-6-phosphate transaminase (isomerizing) gives rise to the protein MCGIVGYAGSEDIAQDVLLEGLYSLEYRGYDSAGVAVPGPDVQVCKRAGEVEALDRALAEESPLETRIGIGHTRWSTHGPPLDENAHPHTDSDERVAVVHNGIIENYQSLRDKLTDSGVAFSSDTDTEVVPHLIGQYLEAGFDEERAFRTAIDRLEGSYAIAAVFAEGDAIYGTRQDSPLVLGLGEESNYLASDVPAFIEHTDQVVYLEDGTFARIDAESMSVTDGDGNPLQMDVKTIDWDPEEAGKSGYDHYMLKEINEQPTALRQCLRGRVDELDGIVTFEDLDGLSSGEFVQFVACGTSYHAAMFGAQLLRAREIRATATLASEYTPESAVIDEDTLVVGVTQSGETADTLRALRCANRLGARTLAVTNTVGSTAARECDHALYIRAGPEIGVAATKTFASQQVALALVATHLADSPDRETIQPLRDLPGQVQTVLDTSQARLVAEVFRDAEAYFFIGRGLLYPTALEGALKMKEITYKHAEGFAAGELKHGPLALVTEETPVFAPVIGNGEAARKTIGNVKEVEARGAPVVAVTDGKSDVERYADAVLEVPESDQIAGSVLANVQLQLVAYWVANELGRSIDRPRNLAKSVTVE
- a CDS encoding sugar phosphate nucleotidyltransferase, whose amino-acid sequence is MNPRFAIVLAAGEGRRLRPLTRHRPKPMLPAVTKPILEHVFDVLVDTGITEIVVVVGHGRDRVQSHFGSTYRDVPLTYVVQDKQLGSGHALLTAASEISGSALVVNGDQLVDERIVEDVRTNHDAAAAATIGTTRRDDVSLYGGVILEGDRVVELVERPQDSRHYRLNAGVYAIEPVVLEVLESMDRVAGELSLVDCLSAVIDRGETVRGVASEGLWIDATYPWDLLEVARALFDHGLVESHVDAAARVHDSAVIREPVAISADCVVGPGAVVGPYVSLGANVTVGSGTVVEHSVVDADTRIGSGATVIEGVTGRGVQIGVGSSVVGGPGDVVVGDRIHQRESLGALLADRVSDEGGVTYAPGTMVGAETVIHAGATVNGTLESDAEVWH
- a CDS encoding Rieske (2Fe-2S) protein; the encoded protein is MTTNTELTSVETVHEDGSWLFTVRDQFGTPEEVILVPCDTGSGVEAWVNRCMHEPQRLDRGFGAAIRNGNIVCPRHGSMFDACSGKCDNGKAKGTRLVSIDVTVEDGTVFLTDSSHVFAHEGGIDGVDDEDDGDGDDDSGPTSTSHISF